The following proteins are encoded in a genomic region of Sneathiella marina:
- a CDS encoding FAD-dependent oxidoreductase — protein sequence MSDNKLNLDQNIPKKNQSNETISSEAATKEWRQPYPGPADRNFNFRKLLDNSPDGIGAAKDKENFNVAVIGMGAAGLTAAHELARSGLENIDMFEASGRYGGRLWTKTLADYHDAKQYTVMDFGAMRMPPFIPAQNEKYKAGTAQRQGQVWKQGNSVLAYLLERFAIRTSEFPNPGSKHCKSGIYYHEGTFQPVDSKLEKEKSSNKKVEHKDDQDDDDDEVKTTNKNKDYAKYNDEKSAKGQMLIWNKDEDLPPNKELQEVDKKWTVFSTRMKDYIKKYYDSEEWPEFWKNIVRNYYNKTFRQVVRMKFNDNHDDNLMGDFGGVGLSEEEARILFVIGCGDGGWGAFYNVSFLFVYRTLLHGYADDHQVIEGLFQYGGKLDLEQDAVNKKLFADKMDMDSNFKGDQRPGNHQINHVVDSLGNKFESPEYLGLGTFPDCLLFGRLFKDDNSTSLYDSKKPAKEDGVHLFLNSPVSKIERLQNGKIKLEVKPDVAKHKDYAFDREYDAVIITVPTHQFGMEIDVAGFDNDMWPYDLQSYLSQAYWIPCAKVYVELKAPYWESKDCTIPQMIASETFTRDTYGVKVNRGEIDKQTGVLLISYTWTRDATKLVSYSDQELINMCVKELDRMLANCSNIRPEDRIANYAQTTGVDSNGNPNYKGSVHHWERQKNYKGAARFYDQYGWNSTRVPMTYNQEKSANSGLYFAGEGYHADAGWVEPAFRSAIDAVLHLFNNNQIDIVTKDFEFKKDYARYELNFDPDSPSTELKQR from the coding sequence GTGTCAGACAATAAATTAAATCTGGATCAAAATATCCCCAAAAAAAATCAAAGCAATGAAACAATTTCCTCGGAAGCAGCCACAAAGGAATGGCGGCAACCCTATCCGGGCCCTGCAGATCGTAACTTCAACTTCAGAAAATTACTGGATAATTCACCCGATGGAATAGGCGCTGCCAAGGATAAAGAAAACTTTAACGTAGCAGTTATCGGGATGGGTGCCGCAGGATTGACGGCGGCACATGAACTTGCACGCAGCGGGCTCGAAAACATAGATATGTTTGAGGCAAGCGGTCGCTACGGAGGTCGTCTGTGGACCAAGACGCTTGCAGACTATCATGACGCAAAACAGTATACCGTCATGGACTTCGGTGCCATGAGAATGCCGCCCTTTATACCTGCGCAAAATGAGAAATACAAAGCCGGTACTGCCCAAAGGCAGGGTCAGGTTTGGAAACAGGGAAATTCAGTTCTGGCTTATTTGCTGGAAAGATTCGCTATCCGAACATCTGAATTTCCCAATCCCGGGTCAAAACATTGCAAAAGCGGCATTTATTACCATGAAGGTACGTTCCAGCCAGTAGATTCGAAATTAGAAAAGGAAAAAAGTAGCAACAAAAAAGTAGAACACAAAGATGACCAAGACGACGATGACGACGAAGTAAAGACCACCAACAAGAACAAAGACTATGCGAAATACAACGATGAAAAATCTGCCAAAGGGCAAATGCTTATCTGGAACAAAGATGAAGATTTACCTCCGAATAAAGAATTGCAGGAAGTGGATAAAAAGTGGACCGTATTCAGTACCCGCATGAAAGACTATATCAAGAAATATTATGACAGTGAGGAATGGCCAGAGTTCTGGAAGAATATTGTCCGAAACTACTATAATAAAACATTCCGACAAGTCGTACGTATGAAATTCAACGACAATCATGACGATAACTTGATGGGAGATTTTGGCGGAGTTGGCTTGTCAGAGGAAGAAGCCAGGATTTTATTTGTTATTGGTTGTGGCGACGGCGGCTGGGGGGCTTTTTATAATGTCAGCTTCCTGTTTGTTTATAGAACCCTTCTCCATGGTTATGCGGATGATCATCAAGTTATTGAAGGATTATTTCAGTACGGTGGGAAATTGGATCTCGAACAAGACGCCGTCAATAAAAAACTCTTTGCCGATAAAATGGATATGGATAGCAATTTCAAGGGAGATCAAAGGCCCGGAAACCATCAAATTAATCACGTTGTCGATAGTTTAGGCAACAAGTTCGAATCTCCTGAATATCTCGGGCTGGGCACATTTCCTGATTGTCTGTTGTTCGGGCGATTGTTTAAAGATGACAATAGTACGTCGCTTTACGACAGCAAGAAACCGGCTAAAGAGGACGGTGTCCATTTGTTCCTGAACAGCCCAGTCTCGAAGATTGAAAGACTGCAGAACGGAAAGATCAAGTTAGAGGTAAAACCTGACGTCGCAAAACATAAGGATTACGCATTTGATAGGGAGTATGATGCGGTTATTATAACGGTGCCGACCCATCAATTCGGGATGGAGATTGATGTCGCCGGATTTGATAATGATATGTGGCCCTATGATTTGCAGTCCTATCTGTCTCAGGCATATTGGATACCCTGCGCGAAGGTTTACGTGGAGCTAAAGGCGCCTTATTGGGAGAGCAAGGACTGCACAATTCCGCAAATGATTGCGAGTGAAACCTTTACGCGAGATACCTATGGCGTAAAAGTTAACAGAGGAGAGATAGACAAACAAACCGGCGTTCTCCTGATTAGTTATACCTGGACGCGTGATGCAACCAAACTTGTATCCTATAGTGATCAGGAACTGATAAACATGTGTGTGAAGGAATTAGACCGGATGTTGGCAAATTGCAGCAATATTCGTCCCGAAGACCGGATTGCCAATTATGCTCAAACTACAGGAGTAGATTCCAATGGCAACCCGAATTACAAGGGGTCGGTCCATCATTGGGAACGACAAAAAAACTATAAGGGTGCTGCACGGTTTTATGACCAGTATGGCTGGAACAGTACGCGGGTGCCGATGACATATAACCAGGAAAAAAGCGCCAATTCCGGTCTCTATTTTGCCGGTGAAGGATATCATGCAGATGCCGGTTGGGTCGAGCCTGCCTTCCGGTCGGCGATTGACGCGGTCTTGCACCTGTTTAATAACAACCAAATTGATATTGTGACAAAGGACTTTGAGTTTAAAAAGGACTACGCGCGGTATGAACTGAATTTTGATCCTGATAGCCCTTCTACAGAGTTGAAACAGCGATAA
- a CDS encoding FAD-dependent oxidoreductase produces MKFTYDVIVIGGGSAGVGAAVAAADTGARVLLVEKSGMLGGAAALRNVITYCGLYTLGPEPKQAVFGVAERVLEKLRARKAITDPLRFRGVFMVFDPEHNKIALDEVCRDAGVEVRFHSTLIDATRDGDKISKILVQDHGGQHEFSAAAFVDASGEANLAYLGGASTRYGNEDGVNLASLGTRFGGIPADLTVTAAEIADAVEAEMAGGDRLLTKKSSVVARLPLSGDLCIYVASADYDPRDVISMSKAEMNGRQQAHSYLRALQRIKGCEGAYLVNTGPEFGTRESRHINAAYQLTWNDIETRTSFEDCIALGAWGAEWHDRETYLSSLDIPADGTAFEIPLRCLMSRDTANLFSAGRTADGDRKAGAAIRVMGTAFATGQAAGVAAAGLSATGGVDVTSIRRELLRQSAKLAADN; encoded by the coding sequence ATGAAATTCACCTATGACGTCATTGTAATCGGTGGGGGGTCTGCAGGCGTTGGGGCGGCTGTCGCGGCGGCAGATACGGGCGCGCGTGTTTTGCTGGTGGAGAAATCGGGGATGCTGGGCGGCGCGGCGGCGCTTCGAAACGTCATCACCTATTGCGGCCTCTATACATTGGGGCCGGAGCCGAAACAGGCGGTGTTTGGTGTGGCCGAGCGGGTGCTGGAAAAGCTTCGGGCGCGCAAGGCCATCACCGATCCGCTGCGGTTTCGCGGGGTGTTTATGGTGTTCGATCCGGAACATAACAAGATCGCGCTGGATGAAGTCTGCCGCGACGCCGGCGTGGAGGTACGGTTTCACAGCACCCTGATCGACGCCACCCGCGACGGCGATAAAATTTCGAAGATTTTGGTGCAGGATCATGGCGGGCAGCATGAATTCAGTGCCGCCGCCTTTGTTGATGCAAGCGGCGAAGCCAATCTCGCATATCTTGGCGGCGCCTCAACCCGCTATGGCAATGAGGACGGGGTCAATCTGGCCTCCCTCGGCACCCGGTTTGGCGGCATTCCGGCTGATTTGACGGTCACCGCCGCGGAGATTGCCGACGCGGTGGAAGCCGAAATGGCGGGTGGCGACCGGTTATTGACGAAAAAATCCAGTGTTGTCGCCCGTCTGCCCCTCAGCGGCGACCTTTGCATTTATGTGGCAAGCGCGGATTATGATCCCCGCGACGTGATCAGCATGTCGAAAGCTGAAATGAACGGACGCCAGCAGGCGCATTCCTACTTGCGGGCCCTGCAGCGCATAAAGGGATGCGAGGGGGCCTATCTGGTCAATACGGGGCCGGAATTTGGCACCCGTGAAAGCCGCCATATCAACGCCGCCTATCAGCTGACCTGGAACGATATTGAAACACGCACCTCTTTTGAGGATTGCATCGCGCTGGGCGCCTGGGGCGCGGAATGGCACGACCGGGAAACCTATCTGAGCAGCCTGGACATACCGGCGGACGGCACGGCGTTCGAGATTCCGCTGCGCTGTCTTATGAGCCGCGATACCGCCAACCTGTTTTCCGCCGGCCGCACCGCCGATGGCGACCGAAAGGCCGGCGCCGCCATCCGCGTCATGGGCACCGCCTTCGCAACCGGCCAAGCCGCCGGGGTTGCCGCCGCCGGGCTATCCGCAACGGGCGGCGTCGATGTCACGTCGATCCGCCGTGAACTTTTACGCCAATCCGCCAAATTGGCAGCGGATAATTGA
- a CDS encoding bile acid:sodium symporter family protein, translating into MEETNIVTQVFLPLSLAFIMFSVGLELTLDDFKRVVVRPRDFFVGAVSQVIVLPLVAFALLSVWTIEPALAVGVMIIASCPGGVTSNLMTYLARGDTALSVSLTAVISLLAVVTLPLIVSFSIQHFMNAATAPELPIGKTIIGVFLITTVPVCIGMLIKHFAAAFAKKFERIARLVASVLFIVIVLGAIASERENIVDYFIQAGTLTLTLNVVMMVLAALLAHIAGMGVKQRIAITLECGLQNGTLAIFVAATLIGNKTMTVPGGIYSLLMFATAILYLIIAKRQQAQD; encoded by the coding sequence ATGGAAGAGACAAATATCGTCACGCAGGTTTTTTTACCGCTGTCACTGGCTTTCATCATGTTTTCAGTCGGACTGGAATTAACGCTCGATGATTTCAAGCGGGTGGTTGTGCGGCCGAGGGATTTTTTTGTCGGCGCTGTCAGTCAAGTCATTGTGCTGCCCCTGGTCGCTTTCGCCTTGCTCTCGGTCTGGACCATCGAACCGGCATTGGCCGTCGGTGTCATGATTATCGCCAGCTGCCCCGGCGGTGTTACCTCGAATTTGATGACTTATCTGGCGCGGGGCGACACGGCCTTGTCCGTCTCCCTGACGGCTGTGATCAGTTTGCTCGCTGTTGTGACGCTCCCTCTCATTGTCAGTTTTTCCATCCAGCATTTTATGAACGCGGCAACGGCGCCGGAACTTCCGATCGGAAAAACCATTATCGGCGTTTTCCTGATTACAACGGTACCGGTCTGCATCGGTATGCTGATCAAGCATTTTGCCGCGGCATTTGCCAAAAAGTTTGAGCGAATTGCCAGATTAGTCGCATCGGTTCTTTTTATTGTCATCGTCCTTGGCGCCATCGCCAGCGAACGGGAAAATATTGTCGACTACTTCATTCAGGCCGGAACGCTCACACTTACGCTCAATGTGGTCATGATGGTGCTCGCGGCCCTGCTGGCCCATATTGCCGGGATGGGGGTCAAGCAACGCATCGCCATCACGCTTGAATGCGGCTTGCAAAACGGCACCCTGGCGATCTTCGTCGCGGCAACGTTAATCGGCAACAAAACGATGACGGTGCCGGGCGGTATCTACAGCCTGCTGATGTTTGCCACGGCGATCCTTTATCTCATTATCGCCAAAAGGCAGCAAGCCCAGGACTGA
- a CDS encoding glutathione S-transferase family protein codes for MPTLHGFSYSNYYNIPKHALLYKGVVFSEDLVYASAEGYNKLSPALKVPSLTTDSGHHLSEAAVLCEYIEEAYPQRPLFPADVFARNKNRQLMHMAELYLELPNRRLIPFSLSKQPAPEQLIAEVVAVVERGINCINALATFKPWLFGAQFTMADIYLYYVLTVAEMGGQITGVDLNQRIAGLEEWRSAFAADPISQRVAADKEANREGFFSYIKSRS; via the coding sequence ATGCCAACGCTTCATGGATTTTCATACAGCAACTACTACAACATACCGAAACACGCATTGTTGTATAAAGGCGTCGTCTTTTCGGAGGACCTTGTGTATGCAAGCGCGGAAGGCTACAACAAATTAAGTCCCGCGCTCAAGGTGCCAAGCCTGACCACCGACAGTGGCCACCACCTTTCAGAAGCCGCCGTGCTGTGCGAATACATAGAAGAAGCATATCCACAGAGACCCTTGTTTCCAGCAGATGTGTTTGCCCGTAACAAAAACCGGCAACTGATGCACATGGCAGAGCTGTACCTGGAGTTGCCAAATCGCAGATTAATCCCTTTCAGCTTAAGCAAACAACCGGCGCCTGAACAACTGATTGCGGAAGTGGTCGCAGTTGTTGAGCGAGGCATAAACTGTATTAATGCACTGGCAACCTTTAAGCCCTGGTTGTTTGGCGCCCAGTTCACGATGGCAGATATCTATTTATATTACGTTTTAACCGTTGCCGAAATGGGGGGGCAGATCACCGGGGTAGACCTGAACCAGCGCATCGCCGGCCTCGAAGAATGGCGCAGCGCCTTCGCCGCCGATCCCATCAGTCAACGCGTGGCGGCGGACAAGGAAGCCAATCGCGAAGGATTTTTTTCTTATATAAAAAGCCGTAGCTAA
- a CDS encoding acetolactate synthase large subunit, which yields MNGAESLVETLLASDVDICFTNPGTSEMHFVAALDKIPGMRCVLCLFEGGVTGAADGYYRMTGKPASTLLHLAPGLGNGLANLHNAKKAHSGIVNIVGDHATYHLKYDAPLTADIEGVAGPMSHWVKTSPTSETIAADGALAVETARKSPGQIATLILPADTAWGDAHEVVTAKAPADKPRVSAETIKKTAGLLRSGKTMSLLLGGDALTEECLELAGRIVTKTGCGIYIDWFNTRLQRGAGRVQVERIPYVVDNALKVLEAAGDLVLIGAKAPVAFFAYPEKPSALMPENSLCHDFAVVGDDMEAALQALAAELDALASPPANVAEPYTPPLPTGPCSKEGIAAILANMIPENAVVIDESVTTGREFMRATAGAKPHDWLNNRGGSIGFGLPLAVGASIACPDRKVIALEGDGSAMYTIQSLWTLARENLDVTILVFANGTYNILRGELTNVGVQNPGPRAIDMLSINRPDLDWVKMATGMGVDAQKVTTHEALAQAFKAGLAHPGPYLIEVVV from the coding sequence ATGAATGGCGCCGAGAGCCTGGTTGAAACCCTGTTGGCCAGTGACGTGGATATTTGCTTCACCAATCCCGGCACGTCGGAAATGCACTTTGTCGCCGCCCTGGATAAAATCCCCGGCATGCGCTGCGTCCTGTGCCTGTTCGAAGGCGGTGTCACCGGGGCCGCTGACGGCTATTATCGCATGACCGGCAAACCGGCCTCCACCTTGCTGCATCTGGCTCCCGGCCTCGGCAATGGCCTTGCCAATCTCCATAACGCCAAGAAGGCCCATTCCGGCATCGTCAATATCGTTGGCGACCATGCGACCTATCATCTCAAGTATGATGCGCCTTTGACGGCCGATATCGAAGGCGTTGCGGGACCCATGTCCCATTGGGTGAAAACCTCTCCGACTTCCGAGACCATTGCCGCTGATGGCGCATTGGCCGTGGAAACCGCCCGTAAATCCCCCGGCCAAATCGCCACCCTGATCCTGCCCGCCGACACTGCCTGGGGGGACGCGCATGAGGTTGTGACCGCCAAGGCACCGGCTGACAAGCCCCGTGTATCGGCGGAAACCATCAAGAAAACAGCCGGTTTACTGCGGAGCGGCAAGACCATGTCCTTGTTGCTGGGCGGCGATGCCCTGACGGAAGAATGCCTCGAACTGGCGGGCCGTATTGTCACCAAGACCGGTTGCGGAATTTATATCGACTGGTTCAACACCCGCCTGCAGCGCGGTGCCGGACGGGTACAGGTGGAGCGTATCCCCTATGTGGTCGACAACGCCCTCAAGGTCCTGGAGGCTGCAGGGGACCTGGTCCTGATCGGGGCCAAGGCACCCGTGGCTTTCTTTGCCTATCCGGAAAAACCCAGCGCTCTGATGCCGGAAAACAGCCTATGCCATGACTTCGCCGTGGTCGGGGATGATATGGAAGCGGCATTGCAAGCCCTGGCGGCGGAACTTGATGCCCTTGCCTCTCCTCCTGCCAATGTGGCCGAACCCTATACCCCGCCCCTGCCAACCGGGCCTTGCAGCAAGGAAGGCATTGCCGCCATTCTTGCCAATATGATTCCCGAAAATGCCGTCGTGATTGATGAGTCCGTCACCACCGGCCGCGAGTTTATGCGGGCGACGGCGGGGGCAAAGCCCCATGACTGGCTTAACAACCGCGGTGGCTCCATTGGTTTTGGCTTGCCGTTGGCCGTGGGCGCCTCCATTGCCTGCCCGGATCGCAAGGTTATCGCCCTCGAGGGTGATGGGAGTGCCATGTATACGATCCAGTCCCTCTGGACCTTGGCGCGGGAAAATCTCGATGTGACCATCCTGGTTTTTGCCAATGGCACCTACAACATTCTGCGCGGCGAATTGACCAATGTGGGTGTTCAAAACCCAGGCCCCCGTGCCATCGACATGCTAAGCATCAACCGTCCTGATCTTGACTGGGTCAAAATGGCCACTGGCATGGGAGTTGATGCTCAAAAGGTGACCACCCATGAAGCTCTGGCCCAAGCCTTCAAGGCGGGTCTCGCTCACCCGGGCCCTTACCTGATTGAGGTGGTCGTCTAA
- a CDS encoding alpha/beta fold hydrolase: MFGTGATKKQFTTSDGVELSYFEAGSSHPLIMIHGWSQTAEQWHNQINHFADSHRVLALDLRGHGQSAKPDFGYCIYRFSKDLCDLIVELGLGDMVLMGHSMGCSVIWGYYDLFGVEGIAKIVFAVSASCKPMACKIDICLCNTGSIRPLARFAPQSATSLKSARTF; encoded by the coding sequence ATGTTTGGCACTGGGGCAACCAAAAAACAATTTACAACCTCTGACGGCGTGGAACTAAGCTATTTTGAGGCGGGCAGCAGTCACCCCCTGATCATGATCCATGGCTGGTCGCAAACGGCGGAACAATGGCACAACCAGATCAACCATTTCGCCGACAGTCACCGTGTCCTTGCTTTGGATCTACGGGGTCACGGCCAGTCTGCAAAGCCTGATTTCGGCTATTGCATCTATCGTTTTTCCAAAGACCTTTGCGACCTGATTGTCGAGCTTGGTCTCGGCGATATGGTGCTGATGGGGCATTCCATGGGATGTTCGGTCATCTGGGGATATTATGACCTCTTTGGGGTAGAGGGAATTGCCAAAATCGTTTTTGCAGTTTCGGCTTCTTGCAAGCCTATGGCTTGCAAAATCGACATATGCTTGTGCAATACTGGCTCAATTCGCCCCTTGGCCCGGTTCGCGCCACAATCAGCGACCAGCCTGAAATCGGCGAGGACCTTTTGA
- a CDS encoding DUF1835 domain-containing protein codes for MHIYEKSPIVGVNISPTPSATEYQSELSLRADILLADYCANSESAFSLFRTYHPTANREGFTPTSLDARLVVMRQNMTGQKFSFEKLKKDAKSLLKDVKNADPLAKSRILSTHPKVRDGSRKFEDITLVDCQHVLAIECGFDSWPKLKRHLIALKAASRLVTSGKSIDGPKAVHIRCGSDIGQTLKDAGFNGDFLEVINPFAMGPVLPSSQKERSYELRSQYIDQVLGPYISSEKRANIRKDLIKEEQEVDTLRHSYQSVTLWFEHDAFDQLCLAYLLHKMADIGPELPFSLDLVQIDHFPGFRKFIGLGQLIDQPESLALLYQQRLPVTFDMINFGKAIWDAYTSKDPTSLWHLSQRKNAPLPLMQKAMLRMLSELPALKNGLGLTEQLALEIIAEEGNMVARRVFLFSLAEKDPQPYHGDVMFFATLKALWEAETPALKITGRIEAPHDHGKEVLTLTPMGEALLKGEKNWLKVNNIKRWVGGVEINSEKLQNWYFDGNKPVFV; via the coding sequence ATGCATATTTATGAAAAGTCACCCATTGTGGGTGTCAACATTTCGCCGACTCCCTCAGCGACTGAATACCAATCTGAACTATCACTTAGGGCAGATATTCTACTGGCGGATTACTGTGCCAATAGTGAATCTGCGTTTTCGCTATTCAGGACCTATCATCCGACAGCCAATCGGGAAGGTTTTACACCCACATCATTAGACGCGCGACTAGTTGTGATGCGTCAAAACATGACAGGGCAGAAATTCTCATTTGAAAAGCTTAAAAAGGATGCCAAGAGCCTCCTTAAAGATGTGAAGAACGCTGACCCGTTAGCAAAGAGCCGCATTCTATCCACCCATCCCAAAGTACGTGACGGCTCTCGCAAGTTCGAAGATATCACCCTAGTCGACTGTCAACATGTATTGGCCATAGAGTGTGGTTTTGACAGCTGGCCAAAACTCAAACGTCACTTGATCGCTTTGAAAGCTGCGTCTCGACTGGTGACATCCGGTAAGTCTATTGACGGCCCGAAAGCTGTTCATATTCGCTGTGGCAGCGATATAGGACAAACCCTCAAAGACGCAGGTTTTAACGGTGATTTTCTAGAGGTCATCAATCCATTTGCTATGGGCCCGGTCTTACCATCCAGTCAAAAAGAACGTTCATATGAGCTTCGAAGCCAGTACATTGATCAAGTGCTCGGGCCTTATATTTCTTCAGAGAAGCGAGCGAACATCCGTAAGGACCTTATTAAAGAGGAACAAGAGGTCGACACTCTGCGGCATTCCTATCAGTCGGTCACATTATGGTTTGAGCATGATGCCTTTGACCAACTCTGTCTCGCCTATCTCCTTCATAAGATGGCAGACATTGGACCTGAGTTACCCTTTTCACTGGATCTTGTGCAAATTGACCACTTTCCCGGATTTAGAAAATTTATCGGGCTTGGTCAACTTATAGATCAACCTGAAAGTCTGGCGCTTCTTTACCAACAACGTTTGCCCGTCACTTTTGACATGATTAATTTTGGAAAAGCAATTTGGGATGCTTACACAAGCAAAGATCCGACATCTCTTTGGCATCTTTCTCAACGTAAAAATGCTCCACTCCCACTTATGCAAAAGGCCATGCTGAGAATGTTATCAGAGCTGCCAGCTCTAAAAAACGGGCTCGGACTTACTGAACAATTAGCCCTCGAAATTATTGCAGAAGAGGGGAATATGGTTGCACGGCGTGTCTTTCTGTTTTCCTTAGCTGAAAAGGACCCCCAACCATACCATGGAGACGTCATGTTCTTTGCAACCCTAAAGGCGCTTTGGGAAGCAGAAACACCAGCGCTCAAAATTACGGGCAGAATAGAAGCCCCTCACGACCACGGAAAAGAGGTTCTCACCCTCACGCCTATGGGTGAGGCATTGCTCAAAGGTGAAAAAAATTGGCTAAAAGTCAATAATATTAAGCGTTGGGTTGGTGGCGTGGAAATCAATAGTGAAAAGTTACAAAACTGGTATTTTGACGGGAATAAGCCAGTATTTGTTTAA